From Gadus macrocephalus chromosome 16, ASM3116895v1:
CAAGTGTCAAGTGATGAGGTTCTTTGATAACCACCAGGGTCGACTTTTTATAATTTCATATTACATACATAAATCATATAtattacaaacacagacattgcAATATTCTGTCTTGCAAACTGAttccccttttttattttcagaGAGCTTGGTTATTCTAATGACACAGCAAATAGTCTATTtcatgacagacacacacacacaaaaaatattcagGGAGGGGCGCGTGCTATATCAGTACATTATAGAAGTTGCTCTGTTCCAAGACAAGAACAGAGCAGTGGAGCGCTTAACCAACATAAAAATGGACTCTGAAAATGTAAGTTAAAACTGTATTCAAGTAAAAATGTTTTAGAACTTTTTTGACAAGTTATCTAACTTGAAAAAATTTATGTATTTCATTATTAAGATTAGATTTACCTCTCAAATATTTATAAGACAATGATTCATCCATGATTGATTataatttatttcttatttttttcttaaagtTAAACATTTCCAACAGGTTTGAGGATAGTAACTATGTTTAGCTGTTTCTAGCCTACATGTATGTCTGTGGATATGGTGCAATaagttacaattgttttaatttGCTTGCAATTCTTCTCCATGCAACAGTTTACACAAACCGTGGATTATGATGTTGTCCTAGACATCATAGGAACCGAGTTGCCTAAAATCGAGCCCTTCCAAATAGTGACCCTGGTCTGCTACGGGCTTGTGTTTATCCTGGGCGTTCCCGGTAATGCTCTGGTGGTGTGGGTAACGGGGTTCGGCATGCCTCGCACCGTCACTTCCATCTGGTTCCTCAACCTCTCCCTGGCCGATCTTCTGTGCTGCCTCTTCCTCCCAATCCTAATGGTGCCATTGGCCCACGACGACCACTGGCACTTTGGCCCCATCGCCTGCACGCTGTTCAAGAGTCTGTTCTACCTGGTGATGCACTGCAGCGTTCTGCTGCTGGTCCTGATCAGTGTGGACCGCTGTATGCTGGTGAGCTGGCCCGTCTGGTGCCAGAACAACAGGCGCCCTAGGATGGCGGTCTGGGCCTGTGGGGGAGCCTGGGTCCTGGCGCTGTTGGCCACCATTCCAGAGCTGCTCTTCACCAGGGAGGAGGCTTTGGGCAAAGAGAAGAAGGAGTGCTTGGGAAAGCGTTCTCAGGTCAACTCCCAGATCATCATCGGTTTCCGTTTTGTTTTTGGATTCCTGCTTGCTTTCGTGGCCATCGTGTTAAGCCATGTTGTGGTTTACATAAAAGCCAGTTCGTTGTCCGGATCTATCCGCTCCAAACGCACCCTGAAGGTCATCATCGCTGTTTCCACCAGTTTTTTCTTTTGCTGGCTGCCGCTGCACATTACGGACATTCTGATAACTTTACACAGTCGATTTTCTCTGCATCGGCCGAACATAAACAAAGcacactctcttgctctctgcctGGCATATTTCAACAGCTGCCTCAACCCAATGctctatgtgtgtctgggtcGTGACTTCAGGTCCAGCATGAATCGAACCCTTCGCAGCCACTTCAACTTCATCAGAGAAGAACCCACGTGCCGTGAGACCAGTGCCACTGTCAACTCCAGTGGCACGGCGACTGCAGAGATGACTTGTGTCTGATGGAGTAAACCTAAATTAGTAGCCAATGAAGTAgcaccagtggcggctggtgatccaaaatgttggtggggcacagtattagacagggggtctggggtccccccccccccccccccataaaaaacaaaaacattgaatttaatagatttgatttcctgtattctggttcattttggggatggccactacctattacctactattcattcagattcatagcctacatcctgacttgcagggcctggataATCTTACACTGCATATgcagacctactttatggccattccaccagccattgctatttgacccgttgttgttattctgatattgagactgttacgtattttaagaatctaagctacccacacatagacccaatgaagcaggaccaaacatataagccgtaaatactatacatagccacaaggggagcaagaccttattggaggctgctccagccacagatagcagcgcttttatatatacgaagaagccgaagccagtacggcaccccggccacgcccactaggccacgcccacttgacggtctctacctgaggacaaggggtggagatggccagagatcaataggtagacgacagagagccacccgggcctaagcccggggggcttgaagtagatcacggtattttcctctcacacgtgtagatacaattccctccgtatagcttcagttaccatgccgaaacatgcctactttataataaatgaagtgagttcaaagcaacccgggattggacaactttcttcaagaatatgcaacaagACAAAACATATTTTTGGGAGTCttaatgtctacttcaaatgcaatagaaatatgggacagtaaattctgtttatatgctacaggccaaaagactaaattaatatgtaacttacttgctccttttaagtataacattgcttggggagtccaattccgcTACCGAaatgggtggaaagtgcttacaactctctgctagttagcgatctatctcttctctacatgtagttgtgttgcgttaatgctgctgagggaggtagcctttTTGATTGATtagctgaattgtccaatcatgtggtgataataaaaaaagaaaagcgatgCCATTGGCCTGATccgcacactggtgcgacccgacTCCCGAGGGCGAATTTTCCCAAGTGCCCTCTACTGCAgctcgcagatcgaggaggGGCTTAAATGTTCCCTAAATGTGGGCTGGTCTAAACGTTTAACGGTTTCACCCCCgcgggcgccatctggtggcggagatccggcagcacattctcaatacagcacagcacaatgaCTTAATATGGATAAAGGTTCATGCAGATAGACTTAGACATTCCTACTTTTAACttgtcaaatgtgttttttttaccaggaaataaataaatatatatatatatatataaaccatagcattaaatatatatatatatatatatatattatatatatgtataaaccATAGCATTTCCATAAGAATATAGACTTTGcatcattgatttttattttcacgcCAGGCAAAAAAATGCTTGATctgtaaagaaataaaaaataatgttctAGCCTAGCCAAATACATTCCTTAAGCTTCCATAAATGTTTAACAATGGCAAGTATCAAGGTATTTCTCTGGCCCATAACAAGTAACCCTGTTCCCAGTTTCCAGTTCTGTCAATTTCCCAGCGTCTAGAATGGAAACAGATTGCGATTCTTATAGGCACAATCACAATGCAAGATGTAAAACAGATAATTGAAATAAGTGGAGGGATTACGCTTTAGTCCAGCAATAGTTGACACTACAAGACTAATTAATCACATGACCTCTCACCTGTAGCCCTCGTTGCACTCGTCGCCGTTTTCTGTCCTGCAATCGGTCTTCAGACCTTAGTGATTTAATGACAACATACATTCACTATGAAAACATTAATGTTGGTCTGTTGACAGTGagtaaaactgttttttttgtgatttgatTCCAAAGTGTGATATTCAGGGCACTTACGGCATGGGAAAGTTCTGCAGGAGAGCGAGACACCACCATCTCCTAATTTGCAGCATGTTTTCCTTTGAAGAAGGAAATGCAGGAAGATGTTAAtatgttgtaaaaaaaataacaccttGTACACTAAGCATAATGTGTCACGATTTACACATACCTCTCTGAAATCACAATTGGCCCCAATTACAATGTACAGAGTGTACTGTAAGTCAAGAGGTACTGGATAATATAATGTCAGGCGTATTCCCAAGGAtacatttttttcaataaaaatgtatttggttTTAATGTAGCAAGcacatttttttttcaacagcAATGCTATAACATACTGATTAGGTCTTACCTTCAAAACAAACACGCCACAGTTGTTGGAGCACCCTTGCTTTGTTAGGCCCTGAGGTGTGAACAATGTATTTTAATAAAAGTATGGCAAGAAAATAGTAAAAAGTTAGCAAATGCTATTATGTAATGTCTCACCTGGACATCATTCACACCAAGCTCTCTCCAGGGGCCAGAAGAGAGGCTGTGAGCAACGTGTCTGTACAAATAATAAGCAAAGTAAATAAAAGTAACTCAACTTCATTCAACTTTTGATTGAAAAGCATGCATAAACGCTTGGAACAAAGCTTGAACTGAATAAGGAAGAGGTTGGAACTTCAAATAAAAAGGTTTTCATAACGGGCTTAAACAGAACTGCCCGTCTCAAAAAAGATAAATAGTTCTGTTTCCATATGTATAAGGAATCAAAATAGTTGGAATATGGAATGGAATAttttagataaaataaaaacagaaccattgattaaaacaaacaaaaggacaAGTGTTTTAAAACAGAACTACCACTGTCCAGATAGGATGTGAGGTGCCCTTAAAACCTGAATAGGTTCCACTCTCATCTCTCCAACCGCTGCCCCAGAGGGAATCTAGGAAGAAAAATCTCCCTAGCCAATGGCAAGTATCAAGGTATTTTTCTGGCCCATAACAAGTAACCCTGTTCCCGGTTTCCAGTTCTGTCCATTTCCCAGCGTCTAGAATGGAAACAGATTGCGGTTCTTACAGGCACAATCACAATGCAAGATGTAAAACAGATAATCGAAATAAGTGGAGGGATTACGCTTTAGTCTAGCAATAGTTGACACTACAAGACTAATAATTAATCACATGACCTCTCACCTGTACTCCCATCTCTCCAACCGCTGCCCCAGAGGGAATCTAGGAAGAAAATCCCCCTAGCCTGTGGCCTCAGTATCTATTAAATATTCAAACTCAAATATAACCAGTTGCAGTGAGTTGTGTAATGTTCCTGGAATCCCAACAGAGCAGACATGCATTTAATTatagaaaaacattaaaatcaGCGATGAGAGACTTGttgtgtaaagaaaaaaaaggaagaaaatataAAGGTATTTACACAGAGTGTCCAATATCCAGGTACGGACACTGGGAGAATAATCCACTGTAGACTGGCTGCACTATCCTGTAAAAAGACAACAACAGCTGAATATTCAATGCTCAAGCTTCACTCAATAAAGCAAAACTTTTAAACAAATTACCGGAAGATGATCCATTGGGTTCCTCGATGATGGTGGGAACCAAGAGGAAATTACATAGCTGTCTGCAGCAAACAGGTTCTCTACTCTCTATAACAGAGAAAGTTTGCTAAATCTATTACTATCAAAATATATTGACTATTGAACTAGACTATccaataatttttaattaaatatttcACAGGAGCTACACTACCTTCTCAATCATTTTGAGACAAGAATTCAGGATCTAGTAGAACACGTAAACACAAATTATTGAAAGATTTTGAAAAATATTACATAAACCATATCAGCACAGCACATTCCCTATGCCTACCGTTCCATACATGTCCAGCTGACTAGGGAAGTCTCCATTAGGTCTCTGCTCACTGTCATCATTTACTAGTGTAGAAAGCAACAACCGAAAAATAAAATTATGTGTGAAATTTCTCATTTGAATGATGTGCAAAATAGAGCCATCACTCACACTCTTGAGACTCCTCGTGTTCTTTCCCTGATGACCCAGTTGACATCACGGCTGATGGTGAGCTATAGGAAAAACGTGCAAAGAACGTTATTGTCTAAAGTAGATGAAGACGACAAATGTGCATAAATATTCAATCCCATACCTAATACTACCATTCCATGGCTGTCACACTGCATTTCAACTTCTGACTCATACTCTTGAGAGTATTCTTGTACTTTCCCATATGAAATCACAGCTGATGGGGAGTGAGCTATAGGAAAAATGTGCAACAAACTTTATTTTCTAAAGTAGATGAAGACGACAAATGTGCATAATTATTCAATCCCATACCTAAGACTGCCCTTCCATGGCTGTCAAACTGCAATGAAACATCTGGAGGAACAATCTTGCTGTactgatttttgattttttggtTCCTTGCCAAGTTGTAATGGTGGAGAATTTTTCTTTGTATAAAAATGTGTGTTGATGGGGTTGTCTGATTtaaaaagttgttgttttttctcatcCCTGAAACAGCTGCTCCGCACACTGGCTGTTAATAAGACCAGCAAGTTCAGgcacaagctccagctttcttAGAACCTCACACTGGTCTTTGCTATTCCCCCGGTGGAACACATCGTTCGAAGCAAAATACTGTGAGGATCCAGTGAGAGGGTGACTATCTTTGTCAGCtggcttttcttttttaatttcagCAAAGGCAAGTTGACATGGACCTTTCCCTCTATGGCCTGCTTCACGTTCTCTGGGTCGGGATCCAGTAACCTTCCCTGAAAAGGGACAAATATTCCTGGCTGCCTGCGGTTGGCATGCAGTGCCAGACCCCTGGCATAAGCATACACAGCCACATTGGGGAGGTGTTTCCAGGACAGCAAGAGATCCACAAAGTCACGTGGACTCTCTGCTCTAAGGTTGAATTTGACTGAAAACACATCCCCACATGGGCAAGTGATAACTGCCCAACCACCTGTGAAAGTACATTGTTGTGTTAAAGAAATGTAGTAGGTTAGCTATACATGCTCCTAATGTCAGTTATTGCTGTTTTTTTCTGACACCAATGATTGGATGTGGTGGCACTCGAAAGGCAACATCCCGCTCCTTTGAGCAAAGTCAGCGTTCAAGCGACACTGGTCGACCTCACAGATGATCTTCTGTGCTGGCCCCCACATATTCTTGATTACATGTATGGGTGTTGCAGGACGACAAAAAGATTTTCAACTGCAAACACACCATGTGTACCATCGATACACTGACAGGCCAAAAATCTGTCCTTCGTTATCGACTCAAGGAGGTTGGTGTGTTTTCTCCTGCAGTGTGTTTTGAAGTTTCTTTTGTTTAAAATCAACTTGCAATGAGGGCAACAGAATTTATTTTGCTCACTTAAAGCTTTAGTGGCCGTGGAACATTCTGCAGGAGCCAATGGGAGctgagtgggggccacagggagctgagggagctgagtgggggccacagggagctgagggagctgagtgggggccacagggagctgagggagctgagtgggggccacagggagctgagggagctgagtgggggccacagggagctgagggagctgagtgggggccacagggagctgagtgggggccacagggagctgagcgggggccacagggagctg
This genomic window contains:
- the c5ar1 gene encoding C5a anaphylatoxin chemotactic receptor 1, yielding MDSENFTQTVDYDVVLDIIGTELPKIEPFQIVTLVCYGLVFILGVPGNALVVWVTGFGMPRTVTSIWFLNLSLADLLCCLFLPILMVPLAHDDHWHFGPIACTLFKSLFYLVMHCSVLLLVLISVDRCMLVSWPVWCQNNRRPRMAVWACGGAWVLALLATIPELLFTREEALGKEKKECLGKRSQVNSQIIIGFRFVFGFLLAFVAIVLSHVVVYIKASSLSGSIRSKRTLKVIIAVSTSFFFCWLPLHITDILITLHSRFSLHRPNINKAHSLALCLAYFNSCLNPMLYVCLGRDFRSSMNRTLRSHFNFIREEPTCRETSATVNSSGTATAEMTCV